ATCCACGTATTCTTATGATTTAACGCTAGCCCCGATGGCCAAGTGGAATTGAACACAAGGCGGAAGCTCCAGCCGGAGCCTACCACTAGGCCAAGAAAACTTGGTTTAGATGAAGATTTTTTTATAGAACTTGAAAACGTTTTGTTCTCTAATGATCTTATTAAGTCAGTGTCATATGCTAGATATCCAACATTAAGTCTCTAATTAAGACTTAGCTCATTTTATAGATAGTCGGAGCTCTTGGATTGGCTTGTCTTCTGGAGATCGGTCTCTAAGTACTACCATGACATATACATTTGTGTTCCATTTAGAACTTTATAAACGAGAAAATCACTAAGGCCCCTCCAATTAGGAGACACAAATTTTGGCTCATCACATACAGTACAAGATAATTTCACCTTATTTAACCTTTGATAATCATATTGCATAACCATCCTTTGCCGCAATGTGATAGCTAACAAAACAATACTGTTTCGAAAAGCTTTAAGTTCATGGGCCTCAGTCATCTATTCTCTGGCCCACACCTGAAATCAGATAAGCTTGAAACTGGACCAATTGTTAAAGCCCAACCTAATAGAGTTTAACTGCTATATAAGAAGGAAGAACACTAGGAACAAGTTAAACATAGTGACGAGAAAAAGAGAAGTGGTGAGAGATAGAAGAAACAAAGTTCAAGTATTGTCATTTTTAAAACGTGTAGCAGTTGGAGAAAACGTAGATAAAGAGTCATACGTTGCTTGCTAATTGAAGTTTGGAGAATGATCCCCACTATTTCAACTCTTAGGCCGCCTCTGACTAATTTATGTTAAGGTACTGAGGCAGTGCTTTGCTATAAGACTTTCACTATTTGGTGTGCTGGTTGCAAAGCTCCTTGCTACTCTACAGTGATAACACTGACAAGGCATGACACAAATGTGGATAGACTGTCAAAGAGAAATGATTATACAAATTACATTAGAATTTAGAAGAAAGCTTCGCATTCAGAGttctgaaccaaaaaaaaaacaccaacaGTGTACGAATCCCGTCTAAACAAAATGGAAGAGACAGAGGGAACTTCTCAGTCCCTTAAAATCCACGCCTTGGACGCTCCTCCGCTACATTTACTCTGATCGCTCTACCCTCCATGTTCTGTCAAACACAATCACACAAAAGGAATTGAACATCACAAAAATCATGTAACAAACTGCATTAGGCATAACATGAGAAACAAGAGAGGGGTACCTGTCCGTCAAGAGCAGCGACGGCATCATTGAGTTCAGTCTCATTAGACATTGTCACAAAACCAAATCCACGTGAACGACCGGTCTCACGGTCATAGACCACTTTAGCTTCCACAACTTTGCCATGCTCGCTGAAAACTTGTTCTAGACGACCACTGTCCACATCCCACGGTAGGTTTCCAACATACACTCTGAATGCAGGTTCGTATACCCGAGGTTGGCGTTCTGGACGTGATCCTTTGGGTGCTGCCTTGTTTACTGTCAAAAGCCTTCCGTTCAAATCctgaccaaaaacaaaaacaacgaATAGATCATCACAGATGCTCAACAATCAGAAGCTAACAGAGAAAACACTCAACTCAAACGCAGTTGCCAAAATGTCTCAGACACAACATTACAATACAAAACCTTCTCTCTAGGAGAAGAAAGATTAAGACTTTGGTTGGATTAAGAAATAAGAACACCTTCTGAGCCAAAACTAAAAGGAACAGCATCCCTCATGCTAATACTTAAGATATGATTGAACTTACATAACGGTTAAACTTCTCAACAGCTGTCTCAGCTTCTTCAACCGTACTCATTGTCACAAATCCAAACCCACGACTCTGGTCGGTTTCCCTATTGTATATAACCTTCAACCACCAGAAGAATCAAAAGAACAAGTTAGTATCAGCAAACGTTATCTCATGAACTAAACAAATGTGAGAAGTAAGAATAACATCaactatataaaaaaacatactcAAGAAACCAAAAGTATGAAAGTTCCATCTAacatcaacatatatatagattCAATCCACACAATTCATTTAAAACCAGGGGATGCTTCAAACACTTAAAAGCCAATACTTTGACTTCATCTCATCCATTTGACTCATAAAAGGATGCAAATTGCAATGCACAGAACATACATGAACTTAAGCAAAGAATTGAGGCTTAATCAAATTCACCTCGGCGATTTCAACAGTACCGGCTTGCTCAAAGAGCATAGCCAAGGCCTGGCTATCAACGTCGTAAGCCAAGTTCCCGACGAAGAGCTTCGCTTCTTCCGGTGGCTCCTGGAActcgcctcctcctccttcgcTCACGTCTCCTTCCCCTTCAGAAAACGTCGCTTCTTCTGGGTCGCTCTCCTCGACGGCGACCGATGATGAGCTCCCATCTTCTTCCCCGGACCAACCAGAAGTCTCAGCGACTAAGGTAACGAAAGGTGACTTCTTTAGATGGGTTTTGGatttgagagagaaagagagagggagattaGTGCGTTTGGTGAGTAAGGAGCAGCGGGTTTTGGAGGAGTAGATAGTGGAGATTGAAGGGTGGGAGAAGATAGTCGAGGAGGAGGATTCTGACATGGCTAATGGCCTCAAGCTTGAGGTTACTATTGAAGAAGCCATTGTGAGAGATAGAAAGAAAGGAAGTGTGTCCGAAAAAGAAGAGGAAGGGGAGGGTTTTAGAACGGTGCGAGAGAGATAGGGATAAGGAGGGCCTAGACAGCAAgacccaaaaacaaaaaaaaaagttagataaaaatataaaagaacaaaaaaatcatttagccataaataaatatttttgaggTTTTTagccataatttttttttttaaggatttactgtttgtattattttttcttttctaatttgAGTTATGTGGGTTATATTTGTCGATAAAGTTTGTAATATACTACTAGTGGTTAAGTCAAGGGTTTAAATTTGGTTTGCAAGATTTGAGTCTGAGCTAACACCGTTTTTGTGATTTGATATGCATTACACCCGCCACTAATAGTCTTCTTCGCAGTAAAAgttgttttcttcctttttaACCTCTGTGAGTGCAATGTTAAAAACACACATTCTATCTTCATTTGCCTATAGTCATTGTTTCTCATGGTTTAAGTAacgactagattttgacccgcacttaAAAATGACGAGTATAttgtttgttgaaaaattattttacgtaataaaaagtatgatttttgataaattatatattttaatttcttatgaaatttatcttaaatttacttatatgacttatttttgttattttcaatatgactaaattttagaagactctaaataattctaatctctaatatgattttatttatttaaacagaagttaaacttatttatactgattttttaaaatttaaataaaatattttatatcttcaatacTTTTGTATTGAAAATTTCAAACCGATGCTTCTAcctcagttggtaaagggttaACAGCTGTGAGTTCtgccacctgggttcgaattCCGGCCACTGAAGAATTAACATTTtggcatcgccagggacagaggaccgacatgtggcaacacatgACTAatctggaccacttctgtggGGCTAGGATACCTCTgtacaattcaaaaaaaaaaatttcatttgtgcgtttcaaaatattttatataattttattaaatttagttaatgtgatttagtttttattttaaatgaaactattttttaagtagttgagataattcagacccgtttatgattttgttgatttaataatttgttatttcaatttgattttattttgaggtttcatttaataaatactttcaaataattaataatatgaaagatattttggaaagatatggtgcaaacatttaggaaacaaaatttttaaaaaagctaagaactgaattatattaaatattctttaatgtaattgcaaaataatgacttttgattgaTTGCAAATAatgctgagaaaaaaaaatacaagcaatttttgtaattacttataAATTCCAGAGACATATTTATAAACAgtcatctgctttaatagtatagactagagcCTGACCCGCCCtcagagggcgggtatatttcctttttacgtaatatttttttttgtaacaaatttgttttgacataatatatatatcaagtgtattaattttttttttgttattagaaGTTTTTTTTAGGTTTCTAACACATTTTAATCTATACAAAATGTTTGTAttggaaaatttaaattttttattaggGACTACATCTATACTAATTAAACTTACAATTAGTTgcagaaaaataatttgtacagttacttttaaaattaatttctacaAAACTCTAAATGAATCGTAATTTTatgtcaaaacaaatttgttcctACCATGTTATTAGACTTTTGACAGAAAATTTGTTTTGACattaaattttggaaaatttattttacgtaataaaaattattattttgataagttatatattttaatttttttatgaaatttatcttaaatttacttatatgacttatttttgttattttaaatatgactaaattttagaagactctaaataattctaacccgtaatatgattttatttatttaacccgaagctaaacttattttacactgatttttagtttaaataagatattttataccttcaacactctctgtattaaaaaattcatttgtacgtttcaaaatattttctataattttattaaatttagtttatgtggtttagtttttattttaaatgaaactattttttaatgagttgagataatttagacccgtattatgatttttttgatttaatcatttgttattttaacttgattttattttgaggtttcatttaataaatgctttcaaataattaataacatgaaagattttttggaaagatatggtataaacatttaggaaacaaaattttcaaaaatgctaAGAACTgaataattctaacccgtaatatgattttatttatttaaaccaaagttaaaattattttacactgatttttaatttaaataaaatattttatttcacagTGTTGATCTGCTAGACACCTAAGGGATTTAGATAATAtgacttattttgttattttaaatatgaataaaattttgaagactctaaataattctaacctgtaatatgattttatttatttaacccgTTATGACGTATTTTACACTGattgtatttttgtttaatttaaataataatttgtatcTTCAA
This sequence is a window from Raphanus sativus cultivar WK10039 unplaced genomic scaffold, ASM80110v3 Scaffold1154, whole genome shotgun sequence. Protein-coding genes within it:
- the LOC130494758 gene encoding 31 kDa ribonucleoprotein, chloroplastic-like; translated protein: MASSIVTSSLRPLAMSESSSSTIFSHPSISTIYSSKTRCSLLTKRTNLPLSFSLKSKTHLKKSPFVTLVAETSGWSGEEDGSSSSVAVEESDPEEATFSEGEGDVSEGGGGEFQEPPEEAKLFVGNLAYDVDSQALAMLFEQAGTVEIAEVIYNRETDQSRGFGFVTMSTVEEAETAVEKFNRYDLNGRLLTVNKAAPKGSRPERQPRVYEPAFRVYVGNLPWDVDSGRLEQVFSEHGKVVEAKVVYDRETGRSRGFGFVTMSNETELNDAVAALDGQNMEGRAIRVNVAEERPRRGF